The Polyangiaceae bacterium genome includes a region encoding these proteins:
- the hrpB gene encoding ATP-dependent helicase HrpB has product MLPLPIDPLLAELAARARESRRLVLSAEPGAGKTTRVPMALLEAGLAGKGEILVSEPRRLAARLVARHVAAERGERVGGRVGYSVRFEDVSGPETRVRYVTEGVLLRRLLSDPELSGVGAVVLDEFHERSLSTDLALALLATLQSTKRPDLCLVVMSATLESGPLARFLSDCPVIESPGRAFPLRIDHLERPDDRPLEKQVVSAVRKLLRDEPDGDVLVFLPGAAEIRRAQEALGELGKSQDLLVLPLHGDQSVEEQSRAVEPAGRRKVVLSTNVAETSVTIDGVTGVVDSGLARVARHSPWSGLPRLEIAKVSRASATQRAGRAGRTRPGRVLRLYTRGDFESRPEHDAPEIRRSDLSEALLTLHGAGLPGFDALAWLEPPPAAARSAAEKLLSGLGALDGSGISAVGRRMLTFPLHPRLSRVLVEAEDRAVAARGALAAALLSERDIRRASRTAFGRKAALDGARGDSDVIELMDRFDEARDARFDGQALGRMSLDVRSVRAVERARSQLARSAKNRGTEPESLDEEERRVRRALLAGFSDRVARRARPGSAELVLAQGGGAKLSEDSVVHDAQLMIALDVEERAKKGGNVVRLASAVEPDWLLELGADAVSQSDELGWNAESQRVERVERLSYGNLVLDESRTKARPSPEASRILARAALASPRFSLTDGGLGTLLRRIELGREQLPEAGFPELGPETAAAALEQACEGLTSFDELGAEPLAQSIARSLSPEQQRLLASELPERVRLAGGRGLEVHYEPGRPPWVESRLQDFFGSAVGPSVCRGRLPLTLHLLAPNQRAVQVTTDLAGFWQRHYPGIRKELMRRYPRHAWPEDGRTAAPPEPKPGRRPFR; this is encoded by the coding sequence CCGCTCCCCATCGACCCCCTCTTGGCCGAGCTCGCCGCCCGCGCGCGCGAGAGCCGCCGCCTAGTGCTCTCTGCGGAGCCCGGCGCCGGCAAGACCACCCGCGTGCCCATGGCCTTGCTCGAAGCGGGGCTCGCCGGCAAAGGTGAGATCCTGGTCAGCGAGCCGCGCCGCCTCGCCGCGCGGCTGGTCGCCCGCCACGTCGCGGCGGAGCGTGGCGAGCGCGTGGGTGGGCGCGTCGGCTACAGCGTCCGCTTCGAGGACGTGTCTGGGCCGGAGACGCGCGTGCGCTACGTCACCGAGGGCGTGCTCTTGCGCCGGCTGCTCTCCGATCCCGAGCTCTCCGGCGTGGGCGCGGTGGTGCTCGACGAGTTCCACGAGCGCAGCCTCTCGACGGATCTGGCGCTCGCGCTCCTCGCCACGCTGCAGTCCACGAAGCGCCCCGACCTGTGCCTGGTGGTGATGAGCGCGACCCTCGAGTCCGGGCCCCTCGCCCGGTTCCTCTCGGACTGTCCGGTGATCGAGAGCCCGGGGCGGGCCTTCCCGCTCCGCATCGATCACCTCGAGCGCCCCGACGACCGGCCGCTCGAGAAACAGGTGGTGAGCGCGGTCCGCAAGCTCCTGCGGGACGAGCCCGACGGCGACGTCCTGGTGTTCCTGCCCGGCGCCGCCGAGATCCGCCGAGCGCAGGAGGCGCTCGGCGAGCTGGGAAAGAGCCAAGACCTGCTGGTGCTGCCGCTCCACGGCGACCAGAGCGTCGAGGAGCAGAGCCGCGCCGTCGAGCCCGCAGGGCGGCGCAAGGTGGTGCTCTCGACGAACGTGGCGGAGACCAGCGTCACCATCGACGGCGTCACCGGTGTCGTGGACTCGGGCCTGGCGCGCGTGGCGCGCCACTCGCCCTGGAGCGGGCTGCCGCGGCTGGAGATCGCCAAGGTGAGCCGCGCTTCGGCGACCCAGCGCGCGGGGCGAGCGGGGCGGACCCGACCGGGTCGCGTTCTACGCCTCTACACCCGAGGCGACTTCGAGAGCCGACCCGAGCACGACGCGCCGGAGATCCGCCGCAGCGATCTGAGCGAAGCACTGCTCACGCTGCACGGCGCGGGCCTGCCGGGCTTCGACGCGCTGGCCTGGCTCGAGCCTCCGCCGGCCGCGGCGCGCTCCGCCGCTGAGAAGCTGCTCTCGGGCTTGGGTGCCCTCGACGGCAGCGGCATCAGCGCGGTCGGCCGGCGCATGCTGACCTTCCCGCTGCACCCGCGGCTGTCGCGGGTGCTGGTGGAGGCGGAGGACCGAGCCGTGGCCGCGCGGGGCGCGCTGGCAGCCGCGCTCCTGTCCGAGCGCGACATCCGCCGCGCGTCGCGCACGGCGTTCGGGCGCAAGGCCGCGCTCGACGGCGCTCGCGGCGACTCGGACGTGATCGAGCTCATGGACCGCTTCGACGAGGCGCGGGACGCCCGCTTCGACGGCCAGGCGCTCGGGCGCATGAGCCTCGACGTGCGCTCCGTTCGCGCCGTGGAGCGCGCGCGCTCGCAGCTCGCGCGGTCCGCGAAGAACCGCGGCACCGAGCCCGAGAGCCTGGACGAGGAGGAGCGACGCGTTCGACGCGCGCTGCTCGCCGGGTTCTCGGACCGCGTCGCGCGCCGCGCTCGCCCGGGCTCCGCCGAGCTGGTGCTGGCGCAGGGTGGCGGCGCCAAGCTCTCGGAAGACAGCGTGGTCCACGACGCTCAGTTGATGATCGCCCTCGACGTCGAGGAGCGGGCGAAAAAGGGCGGCAACGTCGTGCGCCTGGCCAGCGCCGTGGAGCCCGACTGGCTGCTCGAGCTCGGAGCGGATGCCGTCAGCCAGAGCGACGAGCTCGGCTGGAACGCCGAGAGCCAGCGCGTCGAGCGCGTCGAGCGCTTGAGCTACGGCAACCTGGTCCTCGACGAGTCCCGGACGAAGGCGCGTCCGTCCCCCGAGGCGTCGCGTATCTTGGCAAGAGCCGCCCTCGCCTCGCCGCGCTTCTCGCTGACGGACGGGGGCCTGGGCACCTTGCTCCGTCGCATCGAGCTGGGCCGCGAGCAGCTGCCGGAGGCTGGCTTCCCGGAGCTCGGCCCGGAGACGGCCGCCGCCGCGCTCGAGCAGGCGTGCGAGGGGCTGACCAGCTTCGACGAGCTCGGCGCCGAGCCCCTCGCCCAGAGCATCGCGCGCTCGCTCTCGCCCGAGCAGCAGCGCTTGCTCGCGAGCGAGCTGCCGGAGCGCGTCCGGCTCGCGGGTGGCCGCGGCCTCGAGGTCCACTACGAGCCCGGCCGCCCGCCCTGGGTCGAGTCGAGGCTGCAGGACTTCTTCGGCTCCGCCGTGGGCCCCAGCGTGTGCCGCGGGCGGCTGCCGCTCACGCTACACCTGCTCGCGCCGAACCAGCGGGCGGTGCAGGTGACGACGGATCTCGCGGGCTTCTGGCAGCGCCACTACCCGGGGATCCGCAAGGAGCTGATGCGGCGCTACCCCCGGCACGCCTGGCCGGAAGACGGCCGGACCGCCGCGCCGCCGGAGCCGAAGCCGGGACGACGCCCCTTCAGGTGA